Sequence from the Pedobacter sp. D749 genome:
TACATATCTAAAATTGAAATGGAGGGAATCCTCAGTTACTTAAAACCTCAAACGGATTGCAGATACTATCATGGCTCTGTTCTTTTTGATAAAGCAAAGATAGCTAAAATTTTGAATTGTCAAGTTTTGATGACCAATTTTCAAGGGATTGATTAAATTTTGCGATTTCTTTTTACCACGGAAACACGGAATCCACAGAATTATAATCCTTCTAATCTGTGTAATCAATATTAAATACTATAGGCCTTAATCATTTCTTCGTTAACTTTTGTCCCTCTACCGGTATTTAAATCAATTAGTACGTAATCAAAAATACCATCTGAAGCCACTTTGCCCGTTTTATGATTAATAATTTCGAACTGAACAGAGCAGCCTTTATCATGCATGGTTAATATACCTGTGCGTATTAACATCAAATCGTTCATTAAAAGTGGGCGTTTGAAATTAATATCGACGTGACTTACTACCCAGCCTAAACCTTGTTTGGTAAAATGCTCCCAGGGCATACCGTAGAATTTTTCCATTTGCTCGTAGCGGGCTGCCAGTACATAATCCAGGTATTTGCTGTTATGTACGTGATTAAACATATCGATATCATCCGGACGGACGCGTAATTCGCTTTCGAAAATGCTGTATTGATTCTTTTCCAAGGGTTGATGTTTTCAGCAAAAGTATAAATAAAGCTTGATTGTAAAGTATTGCTTACTAAATGTGGAAGAAATGTAAAGTATTACTTGCTTTTTTTTGTATTTTTGATATGAAATGGGAAAACTCAAATTATATGATGTCAATACTCCACGCGAAACAATTGTTGAGGAACGTGATGCTATTTATTTGAGCCGTACCCCAGAGCAGCGTTTTTTTTGGGTTCTGCAGCTTAATTACATTTCGGTTACCATGAACGGCGGCAAGCCATTAAAATCTCCGCAAGGCAAGGGGCTTGTAATCCGTAAGCCAACCATATAATATCTTTTGATAAAGAAGTAACAGTTTAATCTTTATTCTGATAATTTAATTTTTAATCTTTCCTGTGCGATCGTCATACAGTGAGATTAGTTTTTTAGTCAAAAGCATTAAAATATTAGCGATTATAAGTCTCAAGTCTTCATTTCGAGCGAAGCTAAATCAGTCAAGATAAATCTCTCCATTTCGCTATGCTTCAGTCGAAATGACGACTTTTCTACAGACTTATCTGATACATGTTAATAAAAAACACCACTTGTTTTTAACCAAAAATAACCTTATCTTTGCGCCACAATTAATTAATTTTTATTGCTTTAATATTATTCAAGAATGTATTTAAGTCCAGAGAAAAAAGCTGTAATCTTCAAAGAGCACGGCGAAGTAGAAACCAACACGGGTTCTGCAGAAGGTCAAGTAGCGTTATTTACATACCGTATTGCGCACTTAACAGAACACTTAAAGAAAAATCGTAAAGATTTCTCTACTCAGTTGTCACTTCAAAAATTGGTAGGTAAACGCCGCGGTATTTTGGCTTACCTATACAAAAAAGATATTGAGCGCTATCGTGCTATCATCAAAGCTTTATCGCTTCGTGATATCATCAAACAAAAATAAGCGCAAGTTTATCATTAAAAGCCATTCTTCAGGGAATGGCTTTTTACTTCCCTGTTAATTTTTTTAACGGGTTTTATTATAGATAGGCTTTTTTAATCCTATCTTCGTTTGCAAAAACAAAAACATATATAAACAACGGTGTGTAGAAAGAGGAAAACACACCATAATTCTAATTAAATGAATGTAATAAAAAAATCGTTCGATTTGGGCGATGGCAGAATTGTAGAAATTGAAACTGGTAAACTGGCTAAACAGGCTGATGGTTCGGTTGTAGTTAAAATGGGCGATACGAT
This genomic interval carries:
- a CDS encoding thioesterase family protein, translating into MEKNQYSIFESELRVRPDDIDMFNHVHNSKYLDYVLAARYEQMEKFYGMPWEHFTKQGLGWVVSHVDINFKRPLLMNDLMLIRTGILTMHDKGCSVQFEIINHKTGKVASDGIFDYVLIDLNTGRGTKVNEEMIKAYSI
- the rpsO gene encoding 30S ribosomal protein S15; the encoded protein is MYLSPEKKAVIFKEHGEVETNTGSAEGQVALFTYRIAHLTEHLKKNRKDFSTQLSLQKLVGKRRGILAYLYKKDIERYRAIIKALSLRDIIKQK